One Sphingomonas sp. FARSPH DNA segment encodes these proteins:
- a CDS encoding twin-arginine translocase TatA/TatE family subunit gives MGSFSPIHLLVLAVVAILLLGGGRFSNLMGDVAKGVKNFKKGMAEQDDDVVAKPAPRIEAQKSAEPAFDRDGERVREDR, from the coding sequence ATGGGCAGCTTCAGCCCGATCCATCTGCTCGTCCTTGCCGTCGTCGCCATCCTGCTGCTCGGCGGCGGCCGCTTCTCCAACCTGATGGGCGACGTCGCCAAGGGCGTGAAGAACTTCAAGAAGGGCATGGCGGAACAGGACGACGACGTCGTCGCCAAGCCCGCGCCGCGTATCGAGGCGCAGAAGTCCGCCGAACCCGCGTTCGACCGCGACGGCGAGCGCGTCCGCGAAGACCGCTGA
- the tatB gene encoding Sec-independent protein translocase protein TatB, whose amino-acid sequence MFDIAPSEFLLVAFVALVVIGPKDLPKAMRVVGYWVGKARGVARQFRQGFDNMVREAELEEMEKRWAAENARIMAEHPATPAGETAHGDNAGAAPAVVEHDAPALVEPPVIHDRPAPPSPPISVDHPVVEPAAPHHPAPPREGAPS is encoded by the coding sequence ATGTTCGATATCGCGCCGTCCGAATTTCTGCTGGTCGCCTTCGTCGCGCTGGTGGTGATCGGGCCGAAGGACCTGCCCAAGGCGATGCGGGTGGTCGGTTACTGGGTCGGCAAGGCGCGCGGCGTCGCGCGCCAGTTCCGCCAGGGCTTCGACAACATGGTCCGCGAGGCGGAGCTGGAGGAGATGGAGAAGCGCTGGGCCGCGGAGAATGCGCGGATCATGGCCGAACATCCCGCGACGCCCGCCGGCGAAACGGCACATGGCGATAATGCCGGGGCGGCACCTGCCGTCGTCGAGCATGACGCGCCCGCGCTCGTCGAACCGCCGGTGATCCACGATCGCCCCGCGCCGCCGTCCCCGCCCATCAGTGTCGACCATCCTGTCGTCGAACCCGCCGCACCGCACCATCCTGCGCCCCCGCGCGAAGGCGCACCGTCATGA
- the tatC gene encoding twin-arginine translocase subunit TatC, producing MSDEALADGHDEIDASRAPLLDHLVELRRRLLYCIAAVAVCFGAAMYFANPIFAFLLKPLRTAGQTEVIFTTVYGGFFTEVKLAFFTAMMLSFPVISNQAWRFIAPGLYKKEKRALLPFLLATPVLFTAGAAMAYYVAVPMALHFLLGYSGMVGGVKRQALPDIAEYLSFIMQFLFGFGIAFLLPVLLMLLERAGIVTRQQLKSARRYAIVGAFAIAAVLTPPDVGSQLLLAIPLCLLYELALVGIWFTERKRAKIAAAEEAQAA from the coding sequence ATGAGCGACGAGGCGCTGGCCGATGGCCATGACGAGATCGACGCCAGCCGCGCGCCGCTGCTCGATCATCTGGTCGAACTGCGCCGCCGCCTGCTCTATTGCATCGCCGCGGTCGCGGTCTGTTTCGGTGCGGCGATGTATTTCGCCAATCCGATCTTCGCCTTCCTGCTGAAACCGCTGCGCACGGCAGGGCAGACGGAGGTGATCTTCACCACCGTCTACGGCGGCTTCTTCACCGAGGTGAAGCTCGCCTTCTTCACCGCGATGATGCTGAGCTTTCCGGTCATCTCCAACCAGGCGTGGCGGTTCATCGCGCCGGGGCTGTACAAGAAGGAAAAGCGCGCGCTACTGCCGTTCCTGCTCGCGACGCCGGTGCTGTTCACCGCGGGTGCGGCGATGGCCTATTATGTCGCGGTGCCGATGGCGCTGCATTTCCTGCTCGGCTATTCGGGCATGGTCGGCGGCGTGAAGCGCCAGGCGCTGCCCGACATCGCCGAATATCTGTCGTTCATCATGCAATTCCTGTTCGGCTTCGGCATCGCCTTCCTGCTACCGGTGCTGCTGATGCTGCTCGAGCGGGCGGGGATCGTCACGCGCCAGCAGCTGAAGTCGGCGCGGCGTTATGCGATCGTCGGCGCCTTCGCGATCGCGGCGGTACTGACGCCGCCGGACGTCGGCTCGCAACTGCTGCTCGCGATACCCTTGTGCCTGCTCTACGAACTCGCGCTCGTCGGGATATGGTTCACCGAACGCAAGCGCGCGAAGATCG